GTCTATCAGTTGGAAGAAATGTTTAGGTTTGAAACCAATTTatccaacgttggcccaaccatATCTATATAATACCCTGTCAACCTGCTGCCAACCAAAAAACAACTTATCCAAGGTTgcgccaacgttggcccaaccatATCTTCATTGTACCCCTGCCAACCTGctgccaacaaaaaaacaacctaTCCAAtattgggccaacgttggcccaccGGATAAAATTacgttggcccaacgtcagcgcccaacgttggcccaacacAACTTCTgacgttggcccaacgttggcccaacgtcagCTTGCTACTTGGGCTGGGTCAAAAAGgcattcacagtaacttactggcaacaattggccagtaagttactgtaaatacaactgaaatcacagtatgtaattgtttttcattttacagtgaatacataaaatactgtcatTTTGCCGGTcagcttgttttgtttgtttgtttatttatctgttttattatttttcttccagGAGAATACTACAAGAAGTCAGAACTGGGAGTACACTACATACATTAAACTCATTAAATGATCACATATTACAGAATAAATAATTATATTCTAATTAATACTGCAGTGTTTGTTGTTAATGTATCCAAATGCTACTTTTTGGCTAATTTCATATACATATTGAACAGGTTGGTAAAGCAAATTTGCTGCTGGCAGGTCTGCTGATCATCTCACAAAATGTTTGTCCAGGGTGGTCCAAGTAGTCTATCAGTTGGTAGAAATGTTTAGGTTTGAAACCAATTTATtcaacgttggcccaaccatAGCTATATAATACCCTGTCAACCTGCTGCCAACCTAAACTCAACTTATCGAACGTTGGCCCAACCATATCTTCATAATACCCTTCCAACCTTCTGCCAACCAAAAAACAACTTATCCAAGGTTgcgccaacgttggcccaaccatATCTTCATAATACCCTTCCAACCTTCTGCCAACCAAAAAACAACTTATCCAAGGTTgcgccaacgttggcccaaccatATCTTCATAATACCATTGCAACCTTCTGCCACCCAAAAAACTATTTATccaacgttgggccaacgttggcccaaccatATCTTCATTGTACCCCCCTGCCAACCTGctgccaacaaaaaaacaacctaTCCAACGTTGGCCTACCGGACAAAATTACGTTGGTCCAACGTCAGCgtccaacgttggcccaacacAACTTCTgacgttggcccaacgttgaCCCAACGTCAGCTTGCTACCTGGGCTGGGTCAAAAaggcatttacagtaacttactgccaataattggccagtaagttactgtaaatacaactgaaatcacagtatgtaattgtttttgattttactgtaaatggaaatacagtacatttactgtaaaaggtattactgtacattttacggtattttttacagtgtaaaaaaaatggctgtgaaatcTACAGTTATTTACTGGAAACTTCACAATAGcattactgtatatgctttttacagtagaatgttgtAAAATTTACAATACCACCACTGAAATTACAGTAGTCTAAGtattactgtaaacaaatcacaatATAGCCATTATAGTGCTGTAAATGGTAAAGTTAACTACTCTGTTTATTCTTATCTTTCTTTTGACTCATAATgacataccagagacggttgagaaagtcaatttgatggaaatgcggtacctttactgtaaaaagtattcacagtaacttactggcaacaattggccaatGTATAGATCACAAAACCCATTCGAAGTCAAATGGCTAAAGCGTATGGGACATTAAGTCTGCAGACTTCTTTGTCACTGTGAGAGTTTGATAGACACTGATGGGAAATCTGTTTGATGAAAAAACTGTTTGATGCACTTTAATGTTGGTGGACTGGCTGGAAATGTTACCCTTATTGTTCTAAGATGtcagtaaaaaaacaacaaaacaaagcaatttGGCTCCCCCTTGTGGTTATAGCCATGCTCTGATTCATATTGCTGTTttgtcatgtcatgttttgCAAAATTTACTATGTTCTTTGACCTATGAAGCTTGTGTAACCATATCCCTGGAGTCCATGTCACTGGACTGGATCTGTGAAAATAGCATGCTTATGTTTACTTGTGGGGAACACCTTTGGCTATATTTTCTGTTTTCAGCTCATTCAGGAGTTAGGACACATTTATTATGACCTATTCTCCAATATGATTAAAATACATTTCAGTCACACCACATCCTGTCGTACATTACATTCCTATGTCTTTGCTTAGCTACGGATGGcaccaccacatcaccacatcattATTCCAAACATCAAACTGTATTCCAAactaaaacaaagcaaaaaagaaagaaagaaaattgtaaattataaatttgaacgatttgtaCAAAATGTTCCCTATTGTTCAAGTGACCCCTCCCCTCAGGATTGTGCTTTGGGGTCTAAGGACAGGGCCATAAATAAGTGAAACATGATAGGAATTAAAGCCTGGTTTCAGTGTGTATAAGGCACAGTGGAGCTGTGCCCAGTCGCTTGGGCTGGAAAGCATGTGCAGTTGCCCGGTGGACTGTACATATGTTGAAAGCATGTGTCTGGCCACACCATCATACATGCCACCATGAGAGAGTGCGGGATAATAATAGATGTGTTGATCCAGATTGAGTACAGTTGTGCCATTTATCTAAGCTGTCATGGCCTCAGGGAGTGCTTTGATTTGGGAAggaaaatgttttctttatcTCACATCGGCATTTGTACAGTTTGTACCGAACAAAGACAAGTCTGTTccggtgccccccccccccccccactccataTGTATTTACAGTAAGGGGGGATTTTTGCTTATAGCTTCTGCTTTTGACATATTACCTGATAATGTTAATCCTTGTCAATGTTTTGTGTTGCCAATGCCACTACTTTTATTTATTCCTCTTTTGCAGTAATCTTTTGGATTggatctttttaaaaagttttgcaAAAATGATTCTCAATGTTGGACAATAGTCTGAATATCTATATAATATGTGGGGATTACGTTAACATAATTTTCATTTCCTCAAGTTAGATATAGATAACAATGAATTAGGAAAATTCAATGTATTCTCAACCAAGTATTGTGAGATGTTATTTTAAAATATGACACATTATATAATAAATTTGTGGATATAGTGCTCACAATCATTAGTCTTGTAACATCTTCCAGTATAATATCTCATAATTCATATGGGGTAGAATGAATATAGTATGAATGATTTCTTACTAGTCCATTGGGCCTATATCTACATAATCAATAATTCATTCCAGTCCCATGAAAAGCTAAAACACAAGTTATGTAGTTTTGTATGTGATAGACTGTGTCCAAATTGCTTTGGCAAGACATTATGGACTTGTCAACACCTGCAGTCAGAGTGAAACTTGACAAATGATGgggatacagtatgttgtgctgACCTCTCTCTTGAGATGCCTCGACTTGACATGCAATCATGTGCTGTGTGGAGTGGACATGGTGGTTGTCTTTagataatttaaaataatgatacACTTGTGAAAAAGCTGAAAATCAGTTATGTTTAAACTCATGGGTATTTTGTTTTACTATAAGGGTATATAGTTTGGTGTTATTTCTTGGAAAGTTTTAGATGTATTAGAAAGTTTTGTTAAGATGATTTTTATAGTCGCTATTCACTATATTCATTACTAATCAATCTAAGTGTTTGCTGATATCACACTTCAAATACAGTTagacatgtgtgtctgtgtgtttagaaACCAGAGGTGGTAGTCTATGTTACTTTGATAGCAGAGATGTGCTCCTTCCTTGGCAACAGTTGCCATGCAACAGGGTAACAGTCCATTTCCTCTTTGAGTTATTTTACATTAAtgtctcattttttttattgcatatTATGGTTGATTGAAAAAGACTATCAATAGGATGATGAGTTTTTGCAGAGCAGGCAGCACaacctcccctcctcctgcccctgTGCATTTGAGAGGCCAGTGGCTTAACTGCAGAGTTCATCTCTCTTCGCCTCCCTGTATGGCCCCTATAGCGGACACTTCTATTTGCAACCCCACCAAGGTTCCAGTGTGCAGCATCTATCAtttgtacagtaggctagacAAAGAACTGGCAAAAGATTTCCCAACAGCCGGTCTGGCTTCTTTAGTTAAAGTTTATGTCACTAAAGCAGCTGTGTGGGTTTGGGTTTCTCAGCAGTGGTACCCCGCATTACGTTTTGTTCCAAGTCTTGATCTGTctgcatataggctatatactgtatattttaattTCACGATCCATTCCAATAATGTGGTGTCAATGTGCATGCACTTTGGAGCTAGGGGAATCTGCAGGTATTCACTGACACTTTGACTGAAAATGATAATGTTTGTTGCATTGTCTTGCCTCACATATGAAAGTTGACAGACCGTAATGTCAAATCTATATCATATTACACAGTCATTTCACATGCTCTCCAGACATGTATGCTCTAAATGTTATGGCCTGATGTCTGTTCAGCATCATACTGTCTGCTTCAAAGGTTGTGGAATAATTATTCCTTTATGTTCTTTGTTAAGACATAGTGTTCTGATACCCTAAAGTGCCTAGACCGGAGTATGTTTGACTGGACAGATCGATGAGCATCATCCCTATTCAGTACGGTGTGAAAGCTGAGATATTAAAGCTAAGATGATCTTCTTGTAGACACTGGTGAATTTTCTTGTGATCTTCCGTGGTTCCTGATTGATCAGCATTACCTGACTGTGGTGGTGAAATTAGCTTCAGACTTGAGCTACAGTGAGAGGTACTCATTTCAGGTTTCTAAATGTGTTTAGCAGaaacatttgagaaaaactctTTAAGAGTTATTAAGAGACAAAAAACTATTGCACAAAAGACTCATAATGTACCCTACACATTATCATTGGTGGCTGTGTCCATAAACACCATACAATGTAGCAATATCAACATTTCTTACTGGATCTCTGTAACTTTTAGCTTGATGACTTGATGGGCTAAACATGTTTTTGCTTCAAAATGTTTTTACTTTTCATTCTAAATCAGTCAGAATTGTATTCAGTTGACCACCTGCATATCTGCTGCAGTATCGAGAAAGTGGCACATGTGGTGGTAGAATGATACATGGGCGGAAGAAATGAATGACTGTATGAATCGTTCACCTCATAAGTTTTTCctcgaaagtgtgtgtgtatgtgtgtgtgtgtgtgtatgtgtgtgtgtgtgtgtgtgtttgtgtgtgtgtgagagagagagagagagagagagagagggagagagaaagacagagagagtgtccCATTCATCAACTCAACACCAGTGAGATGTACAGTAGCCCttgagtgtgagcatgtgatGTCAACCACTGACTATTTGATAAGGATGTGAGCGGAAATCTCACTTTACAGATGCAGCATGGATGTTTAATTTGGGATTTAatgtaattgaatgtttagGATGTTGTAGAGAATGTTCTAACTCAGCAGAGACAGCAGGGACTGACCCACTTGACACCATTTTTTGCTGTGTCACCATTTCGTTCCCTGGAGCAAAAATCATTTCTATAATGCTCTTTCACAATCACATCACAAGTCACCCTGCTGACCTCCTTCAAAACGTAATTTTCTGTCATTCTTCTTCACGCATCTCATGGGGGCAAACAGACACTTTTCAGATGACAAGAGATGACATAGGTGTACCTTCATTTGTCTGATACATCAATGAATGGTATATTTTTGTGTGCAAATCCTTCCCCTGATCTCTTTGGAAACGACCATACATGCCGGTTGCCTCTGTAATGTTTACGCTGTGCCATAGCTATGGACTGTATATCCCCTGGCATGTTATTTAAGTTACTGCTATGTGGGCACTCAGCATGtatagcgggagagagagagagcgagagggagggagaaagattaCCAGTCTAGTGTTTAGTGCTACTGTCATGTATGCCATGGGCACAGTTTATCTCTCCGATTACATTTTAAAGTAGCCCTCTAACTTTGGACATGTCACCCAAGCCTTTATTTGATTATTTCCATGGCTcccatgttatctgttgtggatGGACATGCGTGAAGTGCCTGTGTGCTCAGTGTCCTACTCTTCGTGAGTGCTAAGAATACTCTGGTCAAGGTGCCTTTTTAATCACACAGAGTGGACACCTGCAAAGTCAGCATATAGTGGCGTTTATCTTATTCCTATAGTAGTTGGATATGTAAATACAAATTATGCTCttcgtgtacagtatgtgtcttgtGCAAGTCTACTGACATAGATACAACAAGTCATGCATGGCCTTTATTTGCAGGGTGTTGAgatgatgtaatgtaatgtgttgcaGGGCATGAGACATAATTTACACATAGCATTTCAGTCATGTTAAGTTTTTACATTTCTACGACTCTTGACGTGCAAAAGTTTAAACACATTATAAGAAATCTCTCTATGAATGGCATATACGTTACGTCCATAATATAGCATTGCGCCATTGCTGCACTACCCTTATAACTGCATTTGACATATACTGCTCACAGACATACATCTTTCCATGCCGATAACGGCTCAGAAAATCTCTTAAAACTTTTCAGACTGAGGCACTTTTCAGACACTGGATAGGGCAGTGAAGACATCCCTCATGTTTCAACATCAGAGTCCCTTGAAATGGTGCAAATCTGACCGATGACAACCTGTGCATCTGAGACTGCAGAGTCTCCAAAAATGAGCTGATGGCACGAAGGATCCTTCAAGCACCTCCGATTCTACTTAGTAGGGCTCCCTGCGGGGCTCGCAGCAACTGGAGACGGGGTGGCATGACGGTGACTTTATGCGGCAGGGCATTCCTCCATAAGCTGGTCAATATGGAGGAGAAGATTACCATTGTCAGGCAGCTGTGTCAGGGCGACGTGAACGTTTTGTACACATTCCTGCCTAATGGAGTGGTGGGTTTAGTCACTCAAAACCTGTTCTATAAATAATCTCTATAGGGGGAGACTGGAGGATGTCTGTGTTTGGGGGTcgaggatggggatggggaagggggtgggaggagtgtgtgtgtgtgtgtgtgggggggggggtgactggaCAGGAGGTTTATAAAGCCCTCACCCAAGGAAGTCCTCTTCACTTCCACTTTCACTGacccgagtgagagaggaaccTCCAGCATCTTTGAGccgcctcctctacctcctcctccgccgccatcACTTCGATGTCTGAGAAGCGCCTGCAGGTCAACATGATGCAGCAGCCCACCTGGGACCCCTTCCGCGACTGGCAGCAGGGCAGCCGCCTCTTCGACCAGTCCTTCGGCATGCCCTTCTTCCCCGAGGACTTCAGCCAGTGGACCAACACCCACTGGCCCGGCTACATGAGGCCCCCCGGCTCCatgtacaacaacaacatgttctCCCAGGGGCCCTACGCCCGCGCCCTGTCCCGCCAGATGAGCAGCGGCATGTCCGAGATGAGGCAGACACGCGACCACTGGAGGGTCTGCCTGGACATCAACCAGTTCTCTCCCGAGGAGCTGGTGGTCAGAACCAAGGATGGGATGGTGGAGATCATCGGTGAGTGACGACTGAACGAGGCTTCTTCACGATTGAAAGGGAGAGTTCTTTAGTGACTCTTGGAAACGTTTCAAATTCTTTGATGAGACTGAGATGAATTAGATTctactttgtgaagtggcattCAAGTTAAATGTAATAGTAGAAGAGATTATATTTAGAACCTAAATGCATGCTTTATAGTTGAATCACTTTATTCAGTGTCTCCTACTACGACCTATTATGAAGGCACTTCAGATACAGATTACACGCATGAACGGGACCAATTtatcatctttctttcttcagggcaacacgaggagagaagagatgaccATGGATTCATCAGCAGGAGTTTCACTAGGAAATACACGTGAGTGGATCATTTCTTTTCAAAACTGTCTCCAAAACTGTCCTCCTAGCACAAGTTTATTGAATTTCAATGAATCATTCTAATAGGTACTTGAATAGGGAATTGTGATTACCTACTCCTAATGACACCCTCTCTTGTTGTTGCAGTCTGCCCCCTACTGTTGACTCTGAGAaggtcacctcctctctctcacccgaGGGTGTGCTGACCATTGAGGCTCCTCTTCCCAAGCCTGCTCTGCAAGCAGGCGAGGTGTCCATCCCCGTCTCCAAGATGAAGAAGTAAAGAAGGATATCCACGCCACACTGGAGAGGAGACATCAACCGACCGCATGATCCAGCTGCAGGCACACATCTGCCTCACTAGCCGAGCTCTTGGTTCCTCATCTTTACATTTTGCAATGccaatgttgttgttttcccgTCCATGTTGTCATCGCGAGCTGTTAAAACTATTTTGGAGCATTGTTTTATAACGGCTATGAAAGCATTCAGTGAGAAATCAAGCATATACGTAACCAGTTTGTCATCCAATCCAGTAAAATGAGTGATGCTTTGTACAAAACCTAGTGTCTGTACTGAAAACtggaaagaaataaaaacatgttttggAAGTTCAGAGTAAAATGAAGCTTTATTTGGCAAAATACCAATGTTGATGTCAAAGATGAAGAGAGTCATAcaatatgataaaaaaaaatgttctccTATAGTTTCTTAGTACctaaagagaggagaaaaagagagagtcgaGGGGCTGCACCTCCAACAAAAGCACAGAGAGGACACATTAGTAATATTGATCATTCAAATTCCAATGCTTCCTGCATCTCTGTATTCTGCTTTCCTCCTTACATGCACTCTCTCACCTCCCctcttaaggcctattcggacgggattagttttatggggggacgtagagtaatgcaggtttatcatatgacctctgtaatataaatgtccaattcggacgggactagatatctctgtcattttacttgacatgggaggagtaactacgtttacgttctgccgtcacatcttcgtcgccgtgcacgtgatcaGGTacgcgtcaggtacgtgcggcattttcagatttgaaagactacacaagttggttaaactagcaaacgttagctttatgttatgccataagtactttgaaatggctaacaatatcaagctattaggcaaactagctatcgtcctattaggagctgcacagcatgttatgttttcattcagactatagtggaattgttttcaaatcaggatgtgacgaaatattacagacatctttacagagggttgcgttcgcacgggattaatattacctaaggtcatttctccggaccgttttacggaaggtaaaagtgtctgtaaatgtcaccgacatactccgttatgtttactgacatggcgcgtccggacgggactacattacctggtaattattactttacctgatgtcccccataaaactaatcccgtccgaataggcctttagttGCTGTCATCCTTCCCGGTAAGAGCTGTACTTCAGGGTATTGTTAAAGGGACACtgcaccgattagcattaagctttgtatctttagaaaaccagtcatgtttttgaatggtcatgcatcattccctcagtttgccttgagatgggagaaatacggatttcaatgttggacttcctgctttcaatgatgtaaaaatcatcattttacatcattgaaagcaggaagtcctattcatgggcttcattgaaatccgtatttctcccatctcaaggcaaactgagggaatgatgcacgaccattcaaaaacatgactggttttctaaagatacaaagcttaatgctaatcggtgaagtgtccctttaaggactATGGTTGCTAATTGGACAAGCTATGTTTGCCCAGGGCTGTGATAAATTTGCAGAAACAAAACCAGAACTCTCTGACTTAGAACTCTGTAATATATCACACAGTTACTCTCAGTTCACAACAAAACCAGCATGTTCCACTTTTGCTCTGCCCCACCTTCCAAGTACTTAAATTCTGCTGGAGTCTGCAGTGCTGGCATTAGCCTATTATATAAAATCAACACAGCAGGTTGGAAAGCCAGTGTTAATTGAAACTGATACTACACCATAATGTTGCAGTGGCTCAGTGGCAGGGTCACTCTTAGGCAAGGCAGTGTATACTCTGGACAAGTAAATGGTAGATTGGAACTGCTTGTCAAAAACGATGCTGAGGGACTACCCAGAAGCCACTGTGAGTCTGCCAGGTACCGGTTATTTTTAGAAGGTCTGCTGTATTTTTAGGAACAATTTTGACAGTTCCCTCGGGAATGTTTCTTTTTAAGTGCCTTTTATGTTGGCAGATTATATAACTTGTGTTCATAATTCATGCAAGACTTGGAGGATTCGGCTGTTCAGTTGGTGACACTAAATATTTATGGAGCTAATTTTACATGGTATAAGGGACTATACAACACAAATGTCCTTTCAAAACGTTCTTTCTAATCTATTAAAAGAAATTAAACAATTGTGATATCCCTATTGCCACAGACATCTGTTTGCATATTTTAGAATCTAATTGACAAAAAACATGCGCAAATCCAAACATCTTTAAAGAGTAGCTTAGATTGATGGGACATAAAAATCCCTGTGTCATGGTGCAGATCTGCATGCAAGAACACAGAAAGTACCATGTATTCTGCTCCCTAGTGGTATTAGGTGGCATTGCTATTATTGTAGCCATGATTGGTGCCATATCATGCCCTGAACACAGGATGTGTGCAGCACAACAGAGACGTGGATAATATGCTTGAATGGCTTGataaaacagacacataaataaatgtatgaatgaataGTGAAAGTTTgaaagaatgacagacagaaaagTTAACACAGattgagagaacagagaggataaATGGTCCATGTCCAAATGTAATTCCCAACAGCTAATGCACCTCTATCCATTTACTCCATTTCACCTTATCTCACCAAGGTCCCTGCTCTCTAATGGAAACCTGGAGGTCAGCATATTAACGGTGTGTTGGTTCGCCCTTCCCCTGCTCTCAGTGATCGGAGCCTCGGCGATGCTTTGATGGTCACTTCAGGAAGGAGGTGCCTCAGCGTCAGTCACCACAAGGAGAATGCAttaggagacagagacagaggatggCCGCAAAGGGACAAGGACAGATGTGTTCACTCTCAGAATGAAAGGTTAATGTCATCCAATCTTTAGAAGCCGTTTCAGAGAATGCACACATCATGTGAGCATGAGCAGCACAGTACATGCAATCTTGCCAATTGTTTGTATGcattatgtgtgcgtgcatatttatgtgtgtttatacaagTATATACAATGAAAaacgtttttatttatttagctccTTTTGCGCAGTGTTCCAGGACAAGGTGCTTAACAACTCAAAAGTACAGATGCACATTAATGCTTATACCTGGATAAAATGATTTAGCTAAAGGTAATGCAACTCCCAGTGTAATTGAGCTAATACAGTGGGGGAAAACCCCAGTTGATTTCCTGGTCCCCAGAGAACTGTCTTGCACCAGAGTGTcttgtaggagagagagatgggctacTGAATTCTAATGAAAATCAGATGCGGACGTTTCCCTTGTCTCCTTGCAGGTTTTCTGTAGGTGTCTATACTgagctgaggagtgtgtgtgtgtgtgtgtgtgtgtgtgtgtgcgtgtgtgcgtgtgtgtgtgtgtgtgtgtgcgtgcgtgtgcgtgtgcgtgtgtgtgtgtgtgtgtgtgaaaatgtgtgtgtaagatagggggcaggtggtggtggtggtggtggtgtctctCACAGCCCTAGCAACAAGCTCAAGATTGG
The Sardina pilchardus chromosome 13, fSarPil1.1, whole genome shotgun sequence genome window above contains:
- the LOC134099700 gene encoding heat shock protein beta-1-like produces the protein MSEKRLQVNMMQQPTWDPFRDWQQGSRLFDQSFGMPFFPEDFSQWTNTHWPGYMRPPGSMYNNNMFSQGPYARALSRQMSSGMSEMRQTRDHWRVCLDINQFSPEELVVRTKDGMVEIIGQHEERRDDHGFISRSFTRKYTLPPTVDSEKVTSSLSPEGVLTIEAPLPKPALQAGEVSIPVSKMKK